TGGCGTGTACGTAGGCGGAGGGAGGCTGAAAATTACGAACTTGGTCGCCACCATCGTCGAAACCAAAAAAGTCTCAAGAATTTTCCAGGTCagttttttccgaattctcTTGCTAACCACACGCAAATAACCTCATTCcattttttcgttatattcttcaatttttataagcCAGTGCGGTTCTGAGCAATATCCagttatcaaaataaagtgCATATGTTACCGAATTACCAGGCCTTTGTTTTGTGAACCTTTGCTTCAGGGGTATAAACGGGTAGTTGTATTCCGGGGCAAAACAAACAGCATATCAACTTGttcattaaatgtaaattttccagCCATTTTGACTACAAAGTACTACAAGCAAAATGAAGATGCGCGAAAAATTTGTAATCCgcagaaatttgaatatcagaTTTAACAATAGTTATATTCGAGCAACTAGGCATCAGGAAAAAACTTCGTataaaaaatcgacaaattGTAAGGTCGCCTACACGCACCTGTTCTGTTAGTTGAGTtgcgaatcaccctgtatatgtgggAATGAATCGCTTGAACCATGATggctattgtttgtggggtgcGATATCCTAACTGCTCTCTTATTCTGAAAATCGTTTACTTGATTATAAAATGGTATAAATCTCTTGAATACCATAGTGAAACGTTTAGGTGATATACAGTATTTAGTGATTTTCGTTATATCGCCAATCGGATAATTGCTCCTAAACGCAAAAAGATACTAAAATGGAATATTGTTTATGGGAAAATGTTAGCGTATTGTGTACTGGACAGGACTTAATTATACATAGGGTGGCCGCATAAagttgtagtttttaaatgatatgtgctatatatttttaaatattgggATGGTTCTTCCCACTGGCTCCAGAAATATATAAATAGGTATGTTATActtacaaaagaaaattcgaaaacgaaatgtaatcatttatttattagaaatcaACTGTTGATTAATCATAAATTCGCAAGATCCGTTCACACACTAGTGGCGGATCTTGCCTCATCAATTATATAATAGCAACACATAACCATTTGCCGCTGAGCCTAAGGGAGATCCGCAATTATAGCTTATTTAGGGTCAAAtgtaaaaactttctttttctcaGTGTGTGTTATAACATTCAAGATTACTATTATGAATGGTGTTTACACCACATTAATATTGTCCTTTGAATGGTCTACTATAGGCATTTCTTGTAGTCCTGCTCAGtgtaatgttttattaatggattcttttaggaattttataTCTGGGTCTCACTAAACTTTGCTGCTGCTTTAGTTACTGTGCCTTAActcttttgtatttttgttattgagTTTAAATTGTCTATTAAAGCCACAAATGCTAAGTTGGAATAtatagtttaaatttttttttaattctgaatttttccaaatatgtaagGAAAGTATGGCATAAGTAAgatactttttttcataaagaatttgattattgcaaaattttttattttttgcgcaATGGAGGACGCacagtagaattttttttccattagggGTGGTGTTGATAGGAATAAACATTTGGTTTTAAATCTTCGGTTATTTTAGTTTCCAAAGTTGAGGTAATGTATCAAACTTGAtgatatacatataatttAGGCAAATGTAAGTTCTAATTCAGTAAagaatttaatagtttttgaaattaatgtgGAGAGAAGTGCAAGAAATTAAATGATAGTAACGGCCACTCTGAACTATCTGGTAAATggcatttttgttcaatttccaatttgtttgaagtaaaaaattttccacgatttgaaattcattattatacatatacacTTATATGAAATTTAGATTCCCTATAAATAAGTGCATTCAggatattttctttttgttgttttagaaaatcctttttagattattacatattttgcaaaaagaaaaatcttaatactcaatttttcaatatatctctggaaatattcagaatttggcgctttttagaaaatgttcaaaagcGCAGCTTTGCGCCATTTCTACTAAATTTGACGATTCCCTTATTAAGCGCAAATCTTTGGCACCTTACATAATTAAGGATGAATTGATTATTGAATAATACTTTAAAGCAACTATGATTTACACGCTCACAGCAAACTGGTAACTAGTGTTTTCTACTGGATGTTGTGTCTAGAGATAATcaaatattcagaaaatatttagtaCATAAACCATAGGTATATGCGCCAGATTAGGAGAATCTGAACTGGTAAAAATTCCcaccaattatttttaaaaacagtaaatattatgaaaataacatGCTGCAGGTTCTATTATTGGTTTATATCTTtggtacattttttgaatactAGAGAGTATGTGATTAAATGATTAAGATGTTTTATAGTATACATTTCAGTTTACTGCTACCATTTAATGCCCATTTTTAGATGTCGTAGCCTAATAGCAGTCCCAAATATTTTGTCCCAAAATATGCTACTTATAccaaaacctaaaaaaaaacaatgataaatcactcacattttaatttattttagaaaatcataataataattgtcttACCGCTGTCATGATGGGCAAAATGGTGTTGATTGTGGTATCTTTTCAATTGGTAAAAATAAGTGTTTTCCTCAGGAGAGCCATAGTGCAAATAGTAGTGAATCATGTCATACATCACGTATCCTTAAAGTAAAACAACACGGAAGTAATATAATCGATCATTCTGTTATTAAGCGATAAGAAatctatttattaataacgcgcaaattttgaattaagtCATTACTAAGTACATTTTGTAATGAATTATAAATAGTTATTGTAAAACCTCTTGCAAAATATTAAGAGATTTAGCAAATTACTAGCGATATCTTACCTGCAATTGCACCCGCAGTTATTAGAATGACGTGAGACTCTGGTATTACAAAAGATAATATTTGGTACAAGATAAATGCAATTATGGCTGCTGGAAACGGTGGAAATACTAATCTTCTAGTGTCAAATGGAACCTATAAAGACCCTGCTTTTTTATAGTCAAAATTATACTAGACCGCAGAGCTTACTTTGTGGTGTAGGCCATGtataataaaatggaaatatatCATAAGCTTCGAGTGCCCAGAAGGCTCTATGTGGAACACCCATCTGTGCAAAGAATATTCTAATAGACTCCATATCGTTATTCCTAAAACTACGAATAATACTACGGAGATCCACGGGGAAGGATCTGAAAAACAGagggatttttatttttccataatataGGCATTTTGTAGCTCACCTTTGGTTATGTTTGTGT
This genomic interval from Euwallacea fornicatus isolate EFF26 chromosome 24, ASM4011564v1, whole genome shotgun sequence contains the following:
- the Fa2h gene encoding fatty acid 2-hydroxylase, translating into MKNEQDTFEISYQNELYDIKEFLKNHPGGRNYLAPYRAKEVTKRMEDIKHSKAALYLFKEYKKDDKRKKMPNEGEEEDLEKLVDWSKPMLVQVTSLGTKYKEWVISPVDRHLRLFGNPILENLTITPWYVVPIVWIPVIIYLIKLGAVRYTNITKDPSPWISVVLFVVLGITIWSLLEYSLHRWVFHIEPSGHSKLMIYFHFIIHGLHHKVPFDTRRLVFPPFPAAIIAFILYQILSFVIPESHVILITAGAIAGYVMYDMIHYYLHYGSPEENTYFYQLKRYHNQHHFAHHDSGFGISSIFWDKIFGTAIRLRHLKMGIKW